A single Micromonospora sp. CCTCC AA 2012012 DNA region contains:
- a CDS encoding DUF4233 domain-containing protein produces the protein MTGPVSERPGGGDPQGPEAGTPDAGNSPAGNSEAGGPASGQRRSGLRNPEKAVRGLGAGTLALEALVLLLAIQPIRVVGGHLSGAAIGAIVALAVACVVLAGLMGRAWAWHAGTVLQGLLLLSGLLHWSLFVLGVIFALVWAYAVHVRRVILG, from the coding sequence ATGACCGGGCCGGTGTCAGAGCGCCCGGGCGGCGGTGACCCGCAGGGCCCGGAGGCCGGGACCCCGGACGCCGGGAACTCGCCGGCGGGGAACTCGGAGGCCGGTGGACCGGCGTCGGGACAGCGGCGGTCCGGGCTGCGGAACCCGGAGAAGGCGGTTCGCGGTCTCGGGGCCGGCACGCTCGCCCTGGAGGCGTTGGTGCTGCTGCTGGCCATCCAGCCGATCCGGGTCGTCGGCGGCCACCTGAGCGGTGCGGCGATCGGCGCGATCGTGGCGTTGGCCGTCGCCTGCGTGGTGCTCGCCGGGCTGATGGGCCGGGCCTGGGCGTGGCACGCGGGCACCGTGCTCCAGGGGCTGCTGCTGCTCTCCGGCCTGCTGCACTGGTCGCTCTTCGTGCTGGGGGTCATCTTCGCGCTGGTCTGGGCCTACGCCGTGCACGTCCGGCGGGTCATCCTCGGCTGA
- a CDS encoding VOC family protein, which produces MANGGNRPIAPVRKLVAAVLGTVATFVVLFGLGMTSWAIVALGVALLVLAVALATVRGGGRTWVVGVGHVHSASEPPTQYAFGRCELQLVIDAPGLPPRSKKIIEPRVPVAKWPSLGQTLPIRVALDDQRHVRVLWEEVPTHAETAAAMADLPPEFGGPDPVEEVLIAQEAPPWADRPEDDLRDDYPPLGDPLAEEVTVLTEEREPVVLHQSPGGRVVLEGQLVEQQVPGPLPRRAAPSPRPPVEERFDTVPVDPIDVPLDEPAAEAPPTPEELDEAIFGYAGDEPVEVASPISGVGITLLVTDLDRSLDFYRDLGFDEVDRGSGNAVLASGATRLVLREVTGAAPISRRLVHVNLEVDDIQAAYERLRGTGVRFTYAPRVVNRGSKLEVWAAAFRDPDGHGIALTQWRTLTDA; this is translated from the coding sequence GTGGCGAATGGCGGGAACCGCCCCATCGCGCCGGTACGCAAGCTGGTCGCCGCGGTGCTCGGCACCGTGGCGACCTTCGTCGTGCTGTTCGGGCTGGGGATGACGAGCTGGGCGATCGTGGCGCTCGGCGTCGCGCTGCTGGTGCTGGCGGTGGCCCTGGCCACCGTGCGCGGCGGCGGACGCACCTGGGTGGTCGGGGTGGGGCACGTGCACAGCGCCTCCGAGCCGCCCACCCAGTACGCCTTCGGCCGCTGCGAGCTGCAACTGGTGATCGACGCGCCCGGGCTGCCGCCCCGCTCCAAGAAGATCATCGAGCCGCGGGTGCCGGTCGCCAAGTGGCCGTCGCTCGGCCAGACCCTGCCGATCCGGGTCGCCCTCGACGACCAGCGGCACGTCCGGGTCCTCTGGGAGGAGGTGCCCACGCACGCCGAGACGGCCGCCGCCATGGCCGACCTCCCGCCGGAGTTCGGTGGCCCCGATCCGGTCGAGGAGGTGCTCATCGCGCAGGAGGCCCCGCCGTGGGCGGACCGGCCGGAGGACGACCTCCGCGACGACTACCCACCCCTCGGCGACCCGCTGGCCGAGGAGGTCACCGTCCTGACGGAGGAGCGGGAGCCGGTGGTGCTGCACCAGAGCCCCGGCGGCCGGGTGGTGCTGGAGGGTCAGCTCGTCGAGCAGCAGGTCCCCGGTCCACTGCCGCGCCGCGCCGCGCCGTCCCCCCGGCCGCCCGTCGAGGAGCGGTTCGACACCGTACCGGTCGACCCGATCGACGTGCCGCTGGACGAGCCGGCCGCGGAGGCGCCCCCCACCCCGGAGGAGCTGGACGAGGCCATCTTCGGGTACGCCGGCGACGAGCCCGTCGAGGTGGCCAGCCCGATCAGCGGCGTCGGCATCACCCTGCTGGTGACCGACCTGGACCGGTCCCTCGACTTCTATCGGGACCTGGGCTTCGACGAGGTGGACCGGGGCTCCGGCAACGCCGTCCTCGCCTCCGGCGCGACCCGGCTGGTGCTGCGGGAGGTGACCGGTGCCGCCCCGATCAGCCGCCGCCTGGTGCACGTCAACCTGGAGGTCGACGACATCCAGGCCGCGTACGAGCGACTGCGTGGCACCGGCGTCCGCTTCACGTACGCCCCCCGGGTGGTGAACCGGGGCAGCAAGCTGGAGGTGTGGGCGGCGGCCTTCCGCGACCCGGACGGCCACGGCATCGCCCTCACCCAGTGGCGCACCCTCACCGACGCCTGA
- the ndk gene encoding nucleoside-diphosphate kinase — protein sequence MSSSSPDERSLVLIKPDAVRRGLVGEILARFERKGLRIDALVTRTMDGDFADQHYAEHVDKPFYPPLKAFMTGGPLVALVLSGDQVIEVVRGMIGSTDGRKAAAGTIRGDFSLSNRENLVHASDSTDSAKREIALWFPELG from the coding sequence GTGTCCAGCAGCAGCCCGGACGAGCGCTCGCTCGTACTGATCAAGCCCGACGCGGTCCGCCGTGGCCTGGTCGGCGAGATCCTCGCCCGCTTCGAGCGGAAGGGGCTGCGGATCGACGCGCTGGTGACCCGGACCATGGACGGCGACTTCGCCGACCAGCACTACGCCGAGCACGTGGACAAGCCGTTCTATCCGCCGCTGAAGGCCTTCATGACCGGCGGCCCGCTGGTCGCCCTGGTGCTCTCCGGCGACCAGGTGATCGAGGTGGTCCGGGGCATGATCGGCAGCACCGACGGTCGGAAGGCCGCCGCCGGCACCATCCGCGGCGACTTCTCCCTGTCGAACCGGGAGAACCTGGTGCACGCCTCCGACTCGACTGACAGCGCCAAGCGCGAGATCGCCCTCTGGTTCCCCGAGCTGGGCTGA
- the sigJ gene encoding RNA polymerase sigma factor SigJ — protein MSRAGAMQAAGALTAHRPMLLGLAYRLLGSRHDAEDVLQEAYLRWLDVDRDAVAEPRRYLSRVVTRLALDRLRARQAARETYVGPWLPEPVPTGSSPFGPLDTVELRETVSTALLHLLERLTPPERAVWVLHTAFALPYAEIADLLDRSAPDCRQLHHRAAARIAEDRRRFTAGPDEQRRLLDAFVAAARDGDLVRLTGLLAADATAWSDGGGRVRAARNPVSGADRIARFFAGVYGHRRPGVRATPLELNGAPALLLSWPDGPRHTLTVAAARGRITGLWLVGNPEKLTGLAE, from the coding sequence GTGAGCCGGGCCGGGGCGATGCAGGCGGCCGGTGCGCTCACCGCGCACCGGCCAATGCTGCTCGGGTTGGCGTACCGGCTGCTGGGGAGCCGGCACGACGCCGAGGACGTGCTCCAGGAGGCGTACCTGCGCTGGCTCGACGTCGACCGGGACGCGGTCGCCGAGCCGCGCCGCTACCTGTCCCGGGTGGTGACCCGGCTGGCCCTGGACCGGCTGCGCGCCCGGCAGGCGGCCCGGGAGACGTACGTCGGCCCGTGGCTGCCCGAGCCGGTGCCCACCGGGTCGTCGCCGTTCGGTCCGCTGGACACCGTCGAGCTGCGCGAGACGGTCTCCACCGCGCTGCTGCACCTGCTGGAACGGCTCACCCCGCCGGAGCGGGCGGTCTGGGTGCTGCACACCGCCTTCGCCCTGCCGTACGCCGAGATCGCCGACCTGCTCGACCGGTCCGCGCCCGACTGCCGCCAACTGCACCACCGGGCGGCGGCCCGGATCGCCGAGGACCGGCGGCGCTTCACGGCCGGGCCGGACGAGCAGCGGCGGCTGCTCGACGCCTTCGTGGCCGCGGCGCGCGACGGCGACCTGGTGCGGCTGACCGGCCTGCTCGCGGCCGACGCGACCGCCTGGTCCGACGGCGGCGGCCGGGTCCGCGCGGCGCGCAACCCGGTCTCCGGCGCGGACCGGATCGCCCGCTTCTTCGCCGGGGTGTACGGCCACCGCCGACCCGGCGTGCGCGCCACCCCGCTGGAGCTCAACGGCGCTCCCGCGCTCCTGCTGAGCTGGCCCGACGGCCCCCGCCACACCCTCACCGTCGCCGCCGCACGGGGCCGGATCACCGGCCTCTGGCTGGTCGGCAACCCGGAGAAGCTGACCGGGCTGGCGGAGTGA
- a CDS encoding carboxymuconolactone decarboxylase family protein: MSRIDMAAVAPQAYQAVLGLERYVRANLDHTVLELVKLRASMLNGCAFCVDMHSRDALTAGESSRRLFAVAAWREAPFFDERERAALALTDAVTRLGEHGVPDEVWDAAAKVWSEKELADLVVAIATINVWNRIAITSRTEPPTEA, translated from the coding sequence ATGAGTCGGATCGACATGGCGGCGGTCGCGCCGCAGGCGTACCAGGCGGTGCTGGGGCTGGAACGGTACGTCCGGGCGAACCTGGACCACACCGTGCTGGAACTGGTGAAGCTGCGCGCGTCGATGCTCAACGGGTGCGCGTTCTGCGTGGACATGCACAGTCGGGACGCGCTGACGGCCGGCGAGTCGAGCCGACGGCTCTTCGCGGTCGCCGCCTGGCGGGAGGCGCCCTTCTTCGACGAGCGGGAACGCGCCGCGCTGGCGCTCACCGACGCGGTGACCCGGCTCGGCGAGCACGGCGTGCCCGACGAGGTGTGGGACGCCGCGGCGAAGGTCTGGTCGGAGAAGGAACTCGCCGACCTGGTCGTCGCCATCGCGACAATCAACGTGTGGAACCGGATCGCGATCACCAGCCGGACCGAGCCGCCGACCGAGGCGTGA
- the ileS gene encoding isoleucine--tRNA ligase — MAYPLHDPTAAGVPASPDLPAVERRVLEHWTADKTFEASVEARPAGDDGKNEYVFYDGPPFANGLPHYGHLFTGYVKDVVPRYQTMRGRHVERRFGWDCHGLPAEVVAEKQLGITSKAEILDLGVARFNDACRASVLEFTQDWERYVTRQARWVDFTNDYKTLDLDYMESVMWAFRTLHDKGLVYEGFRVLAYCWRCETPLSNTETRMDDVYRDRHDPTLSVWFGLTADESAPELVRGPVRLGVWTTTPWTLPSNLALAVGPDIEYAVLERDGDRYVVGAARLAAYAKELEGYEQVGSVYGRDLVGRRYTPLYDFLVEQAGENAYQVLGADFVTTEDGTGIVHLAPAFGEDDQNVCNAAGIPTIVTVDDHTRFTALVPPYQGEQVFDVNKPVIRELKERGVVLKQDTYTHSYPHCWRCDTPLVYKAVSSWFVAVTKFRDRMVELNQQINWTPGHIKDGSFGKWLANARDWSISRNRFWGSPIPVWKSDDPTYPRVDVYGSLEQIEQDFGVRLTDLHRPAVDDLVRPNPDDPTGRSMMRRVPEVLDCWFESGSMPFAQVHYPFENRDWFEHHYPGDFIVEYIGQTRGWFYTMHVLATALFDRPAFRNCLSHGILLGSDGRKMSKSLRNYPDVYHVFDAYGSDAMRWMLMSSPVLRGGDMAVTEAGIRDAVRQMLLPLWNVWYFFSLYANADGHTARRRTDSTHLLDRYVLAKTNELVATVGAQMDAYDISGACVTVRSYLDALTNWYVRRSRDRFWSGDAEAFDTLWTVLETLCRVVAPLVPLTAEEIWRGLTGERSVHLTDWPSAEEFPADHDLVAAMDATRDVCSAALSLRKAKGLRVRLPLSKLTVASPVADQLRPFADLVADEVNVKTVEFSPEVANYCQQVLTVVPRALGPRVGKAVQQVIKAVKAGEWELHDGAPVAAGVTLAEGEYELRLVAADAEHSAPLPGGEGVVVLDTEVTPELAAEGLARDVVRVVQQARRDADLDVSDRIAVVVSAPAEVRAAVSAYGDFVAREVLADAVDFADDVEGFAGEVGDGERVTVAVRRV, encoded by the coding sequence ATGGCCTATCCGTTGCACGACCCGACCGCCGCCGGTGTCCCGGCGAGCCCGGACCTGCCCGCGGTCGAGCGCCGGGTGCTGGAGCACTGGACGGCCGACAAGACCTTCGAGGCGTCCGTCGAGGCCCGCCCGGCCGGCGACGACGGCAAGAACGAGTACGTCTTCTACGACGGCCCGCCCTTCGCCAACGGCCTGCCGCACTACGGCCACCTCTTCACCGGTTACGTGAAGGACGTCGTCCCCCGCTACCAGACGATGCGCGGCCGGCACGTCGAGCGGCGCTTCGGCTGGGACTGCCACGGCCTGCCCGCCGAGGTGGTGGCCGAGAAGCAGCTCGGCATCACCAGCAAGGCGGAGATCCTCGACCTCGGCGTGGCCCGGTTCAACGACGCCTGCCGCGCCTCGGTGCTGGAGTTCACCCAGGACTGGGAGCGGTACGTCACCCGGCAGGCGCGCTGGGTCGACTTCACCAACGACTACAAGACCCTCGACCTGGACTACATGGAAAGCGTCATGTGGGCCTTCCGGACCCTGCACGACAAGGGCCTGGTCTATGAGGGCTTCCGGGTGCTGGCGTACTGCTGGCGGTGCGAGACGCCGCTGTCGAACACCGAGACCCGGATGGACGACGTCTACCGGGACCGGCACGACCCCACCCTGTCGGTGTGGTTCGGGCTGACCGCCGACGAGAGCGCCCCGGAGCTGGTGCGCGGGCCGGTGAGGCTGGGCGTCTGGACCACCACCCCGTGGACCCTGCCGTCCAACCTGGCGCTCGCCGTCGGCCCCGACATCGAGTACGCGGTGCTGGAGCGCGACGGCGACCGCTACGTGGTCGGCGCGGCGCGGCTGGCCGCGTACGCCAAGGAGCTGGAGGGGTACGAGCAGGTCGGCAGCGTGTACGGCCGGGACCTGGTCGGGCGCCGCTACACCCCGCTCTACGACTTCCTGGTGGAGCAGGCCGGCGAGAACGCCTACCAGGTGCTCGGCGCGGACTTCGTGACCACCGAGGACGGCACCGGGATCGTGCACCTGGCTCCCGCCTTCGGCGAGGACGACCAGAACGTCTGCAACGCCGCCGGCATCCCCACCATCGTGACCGTGGACGACCACACCCGGTTCACCGCGCTGGTCCCGCCCTATCAGGGCGAGCAGGTCTTCGACGTCAACAAGCCGGTGATCCGGGAGCTCAAGGAGCGGGGGGTGGTGCTCAAGCAGGACACCTACACCCACTCGTACCCGCACTGCTGGCGCTGCGACACCCCGCTGGTCTACAAGGCGGTGTCGTCGTGGTTCGTCGCGGTGACGAAGTTCCGGGACCGGATGGTCGAGCTGAACCAGCAGATCAACTGGACGCCGGGGCACATCAAGGACGGCTCGTTCGGCAAGTGGCTGGCCAACGCCCGGGACTGGTCGATCAGCCGGAACCGGTTCTGGGGCTCGCCGATCCCGGTGTGGAAGTCCGACGACCCGACCTACCCCCGGGTCGACGTGTACGGCTCGCTGGAGCAGATCGAGCAGGACTTCGGCGTACGCCTGACCGACCTGCACCGGCCGGCGGTGGACGACCTGGTCCGCCCCAACCCGGACGACCCGACCGGGCGCTCCATGATGCGCCGGGTGCCGGAGGTGCTGGACTGCTGGTTCGAGTCCGGCTCGATGCCGTTCGCCCAGGTGCACTACCCGTTCGAGAACCGGGACTGGTTCGAGCACCACTACCCGGGCGACTTCATCGTCGAATACATCGGACAGACCCGCGGCTGGTTCTACACCATGCACGTGCTGGCCACCGCGCTGTTCGACCGGCCGGCGTTCCGCAACTGCCTCAGCCACGGCATCCTGCTCGGCTCGGACGGGCGCAAGATGTCCAAGAGCCTGCGCAACTACCCGGACGTCTACCACGTCTTCGACGCGTACGGGTCGGACGCGATGCGCTGGATGCTGATGTCGTCGCCGGTGCTGCGCGGCGGTGACATGGCGGTCACCGAGGCGGGCATCCGGGACGCGGTGCGTCAGATGCTGCTGCCGCTGTGGAACGTCTGGTACTTCTTCTCCCTCTACGCCAACGCCGACGGCCACACCGCCCGTCGCCGCACCGACTCCACCCACCTGCTCGACCGGTACGTGCTGGCGAAGACGAACGAGCTGGTGGCGACGGTCGGCGCGCAGATGGACGCGTACGACATCTCCGGTGCCTGCGTCACCGTCCGGTCCTACCTGGACGCGCTGACCAACTGGTACGTGCGTCGCTCCCGGGACCGGTTCTGGTCCGGGGACGCGGAGGCGTTCGACACCCTGTGGACGGTGCTGGAGACCCTCTGCCGGGTGGTGGCGCCGCTGGTGCCACTGACCGCGGAGGAGATCTGGCGCGGTCTCACCGGCGAGCGGTCGGTGCACCTGACCGACTGGCCGTCCGCCGAGGAGTTCCCCGCCGACCACGACCTGGTCGCGGCGATGGACGCCACCCGGGACGTCTGCTCGGCGGCGCTGTCGCTGCGCAAGGCGAAGGGCCTGCGGGTCCGGCTGCCGCTGTCGAAGCTGACCGTGGCCTCCCCGGTCGCGGACCAGCTCCGGCCCTTCGCGGACCTGGTCGCCGACGAGGTCAACGTGAAGACGGTGGAGTTCTCGCCGGAGGTGGCGAACTACTGCCAGCAGGTGCTGACCGTCGTGCCCCGGGCGCTCGGCCCGCGGGTCGGCAAGGCGGTCCAGCAGGTGATCAAGGCGGTCAAGGCGGGGGAGTGGGAGCTTCACGACGGCGCCCCGGTCGCCGCCGGCGTCACCCTCGCCGAGGGCGAGTACGAGCTGCGCCTGGTCGCCGCCGACGCCGAGCACTCCGCGCCGCTGCCCGGCGGTGAGGGTGTCGTCGTGCTCGACACCGAGGTCACCCCCGAGCTGGCCGCCGAGGGGCTGGCCCGGGACGTGGTCCGGGTGGTGCAGCAGGCCCGCCGGGACGCCGACCTGGACGTCTCGGACCGGATCGCGGTGGTCGTGTCGGCCCCCGCGGAGGTCCGGGCGGCGGTCTCCGCGTACGGCGACTTCGTGGCGCGGGAGGTGCTCGCCGACGCGGTGGACTTCGCCGACGACGTCGAGGGCTTCGCCGGCGAGGTCGGTGACGGCGAGCGGGTGACGGTGGCCGTCCGCCGGGTATGA
- a CDS encoding lysophospholipid acyltransferase family protein, with protein MPLLYTIGKLTVAPTLRLAFRPRVEGLEHIPASGGAIFAGNHLSVADELLLGTVVPRHLAFWAKSEYFKGTGLKGAFSKFVLTGLGAIPVERAGGRAALSAFDAAIPVLRAGDLVAVYPEGTRSPDGRLYRGRTGAARLAVAAGVPIIPVGVTGTDKAQPIGTRVPRPGRAEISIRFGKPLDFTGRSDDRTSLREMTDELMAEIQRLTGQEYVPRYAPRRAEATPGEPSA; from the coding sequence GTGCCGCTGCTCTACACCATCGGCAAGCTCACCGTGGCGCCCACGCTCCGGTTGGCCTTCCGTCCACGCGTGGAGGGGTTGGAGCACATTCCGGCGTCCGGCGGTGCCATCTTCGCGGGCAACCACCTCTCCGTCGCCGACGAGCTGCTCCTCGGCACCGTCGTCCCCCGGCACCTGGCCTTCTGGGCGAAGTCCGAGTACTTCAAGGGCACCGGCCTCAAGGGCGCCTTCTCCAAGTTCGTGCTGACCGGGCTGGGCGCCATCCCGGTCGAGCGGGCCGGTGGCCGGGCCGCGCTGTCGGCGTTCGACGCGGCCATCCCGGTGCTCCGGGCCGGTGACCTGGTCGCCGTCTACCCGGAGGGGACCCGTTCGCCCGACGGTCGGCTCTACCGGGGGCGCACCGGTGCGGCCCGGCTGGCCGTGGCGGCCGGCGTGCCGATCATCCCGGTCGGCGTCACCGGCACCGACAAGGCACAGCCGATCGGGACCCGGGTGCCTCGGCCCGGCCGCGCCGAGATCAGCATCCGGTTCGGCAAGCCGCTGGACTTCACCGGCCGGTCCGACGACCGCACCTCGCTGCGCGAGATGACCGACGAGCTGATGGCCGAGATCCAGCGGCTCACCGGCCAGGAGTACGTCCCCCGCTACGCCCCCCGGCGGGCCGAGGCCACCCCGGGCGAGCCGTCGGCCTGA
- a CDS encoding cryptochrome/photolyase family protein, protein MSRRWLFADQLGPHFLDDRKQPVLLIESKAVFRRRVYHRQKAHLILSALRHRAAELGDQAIFLRAETYRQALKKVREPLEVCHPTSRRALKFVTGLDRVTVLPARGYVTSLADFAEWADQRRGALRMEAFYRFAREHHGVLLDGGEPVGGRWSLDTENREPPPKDGKLDVPAAPMPKEDDIDAEVRADMDRWEREGIRFVGRDGPRRFPATAKEAKARLRHFLTKRLAAFGPYEDAMLSTDPWLAHSMLSSSFNLGLLDPVEAVRGAEQAYRKQGAPLASVEGFVRQVMGWRDYIWHTYWYFEPGWRNSNELGARRSLPAWWNDLDADAVDAHCLSDVLAGVRDRSWVHHIPRLMVLGNYALQRGFRPSELVEWFHTRFVDGYEWVMTANVVGMSQYADLGRITTKPYVSGGAYINRMSDYCGGCRYDPKKRVGPDACPFTAGYWAFLAGNRDRIPGNARMARTMKQMSGLADLDAVIDQERLRGADPP, encoded by the coding sequence ATGTCGCGGCGTTGGCTCTTCGCCGATCAGCTGGGGCCGCACTTCCTCGACGACCGGAAACAGCCGGTCCTGCTGATCGAGTCGAAGGCGGTCTTCCGGCGGCGCGTCTATCACCGGCAGAAGGCCCACCTGATCCTCTCCGCGCTGCGGCACCGCGCCGCCGAACTCGGCGACCAGGCGATCTTTCTGCGCGCCGAGACGTACCGGCAGGCGCTGAAGAAGGTGCGCGAGCCGCTGGAGGTGTGCCACCCCACCTCCCGGCGCGCCCTGAAGTTCGTGACCGGCCTGGACCGGGTCACCGTGCTGCCGGCCCGGGGCTACGTCACCAGCCTGGCGGACTTCGCCGAGTGGGCGGACCAGCGCCGGGGCGCACTGCGGATGGAGGCGTTCTACCGGTTCGCCCGCGAGCACCACGGGGTGCTGCTGGACGGCGGCGAACCGGTCGGCGGCCGGTGGAGCCTGGACACCGAGAACCGTGAACCGCCCCCGAAGGACGGCAAGCTGGACGTGCCGGCGGCGCCGATGCCGAAGGAGGACGACATCGACGCCGAGGTCCGGGCCGACATGGACCGCTGGGAGCGGGAGGGCATCCGGTTCGTCGGGCGGGACGGCCCGCGCCGGTTCCCGGCCACCGCCAAGGAGGCCAAGGCCCGGCTGCGGCACTTCCTCACCAAGCGGCTCGCCGCCTTCGGCCCGTACGAGGACGCGATGCTCTCGACCGACCCGTGGCTGGCGCACAGCATGCTGTCGTCCTCGTTCAACCTGGGCCTGCTCGACCCGGTCGAGGCGGTACGCGGCGCGGAGCAGGCGTACCGGAAGCAGGGCGCGCCGCTGGCCAGCGTGGAGGGCTTCGTCCGGCAGGTGATGGGCTGGCGGGACTACATCTGGCACACCTACTGGTACTTCGAGCCGGGCTGGCGCAACAGCAACGAGCTGGGCGCCCGCCGGTCCCTGCCGGCCTGGTGGAACGACCTGGACGCGGACGCCGTCGACGCGCACTGCCTCTCCGACGTGCTCGCCGGGGTCCGGGACCGGTCCTGGGTGCACCACATCCCCCGGCTGATGGTGCTCGGCAACTACGCGCTCCAGCGCGGCTTCCGCCCGTCCGAGCTGGTCGAGTGGTTCCACACCCGGTTCGTGGACGGCTACGAGTGGGTGATGACCGCGAACGTGGTCGGCATGAGCCAGTACGCCGACCTGGGCCGGATCACCACCAAGCCGTACGTCTCCGGCGGCGCGTACATCAACCGGATGAGCGACTACTGCGGCGGCTGCCGGTACGACCCGAAGAAGCGGGTCGGACCGGACGCCTGCCCGTTCACCGCCGGCTACTGGGCCTTCCTGGCCGGCAACCGCGACCGCATCCCGGGCAACGCCCGGATGGCCCGCACGATGAAGCAGATGTCGGGTCTCGCCGACCTCGACGCGGTGATCGACCAGGAGAGGCTCCGGGGCGCCGACCCGCCGTGA